ATATAAGGtctataaaacttaaatttgtcGCATAtgtatttacatttaaaaatatttttcagatcaacttttgcaagtcaaataaccAGTAAGTAAGAGtcaatagtaattttttataatttacattttttttaattttaagtgggTGTTGCTCCGATTTCCGAGTCTAAAAACGGCCATAAAGATACTAGGAGCTCTTTGTTTGTATTGTTGAGAAAATATCGAGGTCTTAGAACATCAGGATATGGAGTTACATCAAAAGCAGTAACATATGAGCCTTATCGTTTGACATTAACATTTCGGGAAGCGCCAGAGAATCAACGACTTAAGAACTCTGATATCACTTCTGCCAACACCAATATATTGCTAGTAATTTCGGCTACTCCGGTCAGAAGTATATATAAAGGTGTGTGGACTGTACTCTTTCTTACCCTGAAATATTTCTTGTCTAATTACTAAGATTTAGTTACAGATGAGTCCATTTGCagtaattcgaaaaaattttacataagacACACCGCCTCTGGTGTTATTAGCTACATAGATGGACAAGCTGTAGGACTTGTCGGGTACTTACCCCAAGACTTAGTTGGAAAAAACATAATGGGTAATGTTATTTATAAAAGACACGCTGTTAACAAACTCTTGattcctaaatatttttagattattatcATCCAGAAGACTTGCCACTGCTAAAGGAAGTATACGAAACAGTTATGAAGAAAGCTCACACTGGCGTTAGTTTTTTCAGCAAACCATATCGGTTTCTCACAAATAACGCTAACTGGGTAGCTCTTGAAACAGAGTTCACGAGTTTTGTTAATCCATGGTCGAAAAAATTGGAGTTTGTAATAGGTCATAATCGTGTTTTGAAAGgaccaaaaaatatcaatatattTGATAAGTCTTCTGAGCCTGAACAACAATTTTCGGAAGAAGTTTTGGCTAAGCGTAAAAGTATCCAAgatgatatattaaatttgctCTCTGAAGCAGTAACAAGATCATCTGATACAGTTAAACAAGTTGTTTCGAAAAGATGCCAAGCATTGGCGTCTTTCATGGAATCACTTCTGGATGACATAAACCGTAAAGATTTAGATGTTCAAATTGAGTCAGATGTTACGTTTTCGGAGCGGGATTCTGTTATGCTCGGTGAGATTTCACCCCATCATGAAAACTGGCAAGATTCTAAGAGTTCATCAGAGACGCCGCCAAGTTACACTCAATTAAactataatgaaaatttacaaaggtTTTTTGACTCGCATCCCATTACAACAACTGAAAACAACCATATTGAAAATATAGAGACCAACGAAGTCAGATCTGGCGATGCGAGAACTAACGTTAGTCCTGTACACGGCTATGGAGAAAATGATTCCGGAGGTAATCTAAGTTCTGGCAGTAATGTTCATATGGAAAGTATAACAAATACTAGTAATACAGGTAGACtgatttatcattattttgttCGTGAACCtgctaatgtttttttttaattttgacaggAACTGGAACATCTAGTGGATCTTATCAACCCCCAACATTGACACAAGAATTACTGTGCAAACATAACGAAGATATGgaaaaaaacatgataaaaAGACACAAAGTATCTCGATTGAGTGGTCGTTTAGCAGAGAAGGTGAAAAAAGCGCCGGATAAAACAATACAACATGGTGTTAAGCGAAGTGGAAGTCATTCGTGGGAAGGCGAGGCGCATAAATCATCTAAGCATGATCATTTTACAGAAACAAGAAGAGAACAGAATATCGATACTGCAACTAACATGGCAGGCAAGTTCAATGCGCAACAAGCTTGCTCCCGAAGTATAGATCCTTGGCCACCATTTTCTGTGACAACGATTCAGGGATCCAGCCTGaataatcaaataaacaaCCGCGGATTTATGCCAACCGTATATTACATACCTGCAccacaaacaacaaataatataGAGCAGACAAAGTCAACAGGATATCAAACATTACAATATATGACGGGTGTTCTCTATCCTTCATTTAATGTATCACAACCGCATCTTATGTATCAACCAGTTATTTATCAGCCCATGCCATTCCAACCACTGCCTACTCCATCAAATGTTGGTACTCAACCGAATACATCAATGAATTTCACtgtaagtgaaaaaatttttattatttcaactcattattatattaaaattatccaCAAATAGCCTGctgttaatgataaaattctaATGCCAATGTGCCAATCATTGACTACACAAACAACGGGAAATGGtactcaaattcaaaattcatttcaaagaCCGCCGTCACAAGCTACATCAGTAAAAGCTGAACCAGGATCAAATATGGGAAGCATAGCGTCAATTGTAAATTGCAGAGTgagtaaagttaaaattaaaaaaaaaaataataataataacaatagtaTTTAcacatgtttaaaaataaaatatatatattgatcTATAGGCGCTTTCCGAATCACCCAAAAGAATAGTAGATGATGAAGAATGCTCAGACGAAAACAAAGCTAATGCACAAAACAGAGTAAGAGCGCTCCAAATGGAATCAAATATGTAGTTTTGTCCCTATTTAAGAATCCAAAAAATCCGTGTGGAGTAAAAAACAGAAggtcaaaacaaaacaagttatgaccaaattaaaaaaaaattaaaattttttcacagtgtagttagttttttttttactaaaattttaatataaatttttttgccactttctacaaatttcggacaaaagtattttgtttttataatgtaatgtttataattgaaatattgTAATTTATTGTAGGCTGGTGAAGAAACTAATGGAACCAGTGATAACATGGATAAATCCTCTTATTCGTCATTTTATTCGTCTTTCTTAAGGACCGAGGGCTCGTCAACAGAAGAGCGTCAAGATGCTGAAAATAATTctattaagcaaaaaaaggtACTAAGcgatgataatattttaattagttttaactccattttttccacacaaataattttaaactttttcaaaaggaGCTAACAAAACAAATTACGAGACCACCACCTTCATGGTTGGAAGGAATTTCAATCACCTCAGAGCTTATTTATCGTTATCAGATAGCCGAAAAAACCGTTAAAGATGTATTGACATCAGATATGGCCATGTTAAAAGGGATAAATCAGGTAAATAATCTTACAGCGCTCTTCAAAGTcttattttcttgtaaattttagCCAAGTTTGGTCAATGAACAACTAGATCAGTTATACTTGGATCTTGAATTGGAAGGCTTATCAGCAAGACTGTCATTTGGGGAGTCTTCAAGTAGCGGAAGTAGTGGTGAAGaggaaaattcattgaaaatgaGAGCGAAACGATTCAAGTATGGAAGAATTGTCATGATATATGAAGAAAATGCTCCTTTGCCACCCACTTAACTTTAAAAgcatagagaaaaattataaataaaagcaaagaTATGAATGAACATGGCAAAAGGAGAAATTTTgtcgaacaaataaatattacccAAATTACCATTAGTTTCACATACATTCACTTATTGTTAAATTGATGAATCAAGTTTATTGgtgtaaaagaattttttaaaaaaatatattataaaaattaacggtCCCGATAACAGATTTTTAAATCACTTTCAGCCGACTCAAAATGATCGCGGGTACTGTATTCCGGCGAAACAAACGCGCGGGTTGTGATCGTCGTGAAGCAGTAGTCCAGAgctttgagacgaatgaaagtgataatttgGAAAGTCACTCAAACCACTCACGGCACTCAGCCCCAATgcagagaaaataatttccgacaaatcccagtgcaaaaaaaagaaacatgccCCAGGTGTCAAACAACGACTTCTGACCAGCCCTAGGTGACAATCAAATGTCGGTACGTGACCCAGCTCACAGAAAATGGTTTTGTACATTTCCCagctcacagaaaaaaattctgtacaaACACTATGCTCACATACGGGTTTCTGTAGCGACGTACAGACATCATCGTACCGTGTATGCGTATAGAAACAGACATCCAGCCTGGAATAATGGAAGTGCTGTTGGAAACAGCTGTCAATCGTGCTAACCAAATTTACACGTCATACTATCCACGAAGACTCGTATTTTTAGTAGATTTTTCGATATACTGAGTTGGACCTGGTACTTTAAAAGTCCATGTGACACAAAGATACATTTGgggctttaaaaaaagttaaacaagaTTCTGAACTGCATTAATAATTAGGATTTTTAACTGTACATCAAGTGTCggcaaaaaatgaagattttcgAGAGACTAAAATACCTGCCGATTCTGctgtttctattaattttacatcTGCGGACGGCTAATATGGCAGCGGTCATGTCTGTGGATCTTGGGAGTGAATGGATGAAGGTAAGGATACTCAGTAGATCATCTTAGTATCTATTTCATCTCGATGTCATCTTCGTTTTGCAGGTTGGTGTAGTATCACCAGGCGTCCCGATGGAGATAGCACTTAACAAAGAGTCTAAGCGAAAGAGTCCAATGTTCATTAGTTTCAAAGATAATGTAAGACTTTTTGGGGAAGATGCGCAAAATCTAGGATTAAGATATCCCACAAATTCGTTTGGATACCTAACTGACCTGATTGGAAAATCGATCGATAATCCTGTAGTAGAGCTTTACAAGTAATATTCGAAATTTCCTTGATTTAAACCAGTTgtgcttaatttttattttaataataggtCTAGATTTCCTTGGCATAACATTGTGGGAGATGAAAAACGAAACACTGTTGTATTCAAAAATGGCAACGAAACATATAGTGTCGAGGAGCTTTTGGCTCAAATCCTAGAAAAGGCAAAAGAATTTGCGCAAGATTATACTGGCCAAGCAGTCACTGAAACTGTAATAGTTGTTCCAGGGTATTTTGGCCAAGCTGAGAGAACTGGAATGATGCGTGTAGCACAACTTGccaatttgaaagttttacaATTGATCAATGATTATTCAGCAGTCGCTTTAAATTATGGTATATTTAGACGAAAAGAAATCAATGAGACTGCACAATACTTTGTATTTTACGATATGGGTGCATACAAGACTGTTGCAACAGTGGTAGCGTATCAAACGGTTAAAGATAAAGCAACACGAGAAATTTTACCGTCTCTTCAAGTGTTAGGCGTTGCCTATGATAGGACATTAGGAGGTCTTGAAATGCAAATAAGGTTGCGTGACTTTctagcaaaaaaattcaacgaaatGAAGAAAACTCAAACCAACGTAACTACGAATCCCAGAGCAATGATGAAATTGTTCAAAGAAGCTGGCagagtaaaaaatattcttagtGCAAACACTGACACATTCGCACAAATCGAAG
The sequence above is drawn from the Culicoides brevitarsis isolate CSIRO-B50_1 chromosome 1, AGI_CSIRO_Cbre_v1, whole genome shotgun sequence genome and encodes:
- the LOC134835311 gene encoding period circadian protein isoform X2, with amino-acid sequence MEGTESTHNTKVSDSAYSNSCSNSQSQRSGSSKSRQSESSKSRQSGSSGSSGYGGKHSTEVNNETQHNVKRGKDKDRKKKKRSTGQCTSTLENDITTAVDVVAESGVLSTLEVQDENNTDTRDKKASETALENKQMTEALGGIPVLTSKVTDDQDNQDALNINVSLEAAENICSTQDQIKPDKIATEDGFCCVISMHDGVVLFTTSSLTESLGYPRDMLLGRSFIDFIHPKDRSTFASQITMGVAPISESKNGHKDTRSSLFVLLRKYRGLRTSGYGVTSKAVTYEPYRLTLTFREAPENQRLKNSDITSANTNILLVISATPVRSIYKDESICSNSKKFYIRHTASGVISYIDGQAVGLVGYLPQDLVGKNIMDYYHPEDLPLLKEVYETVMKKAHTGVSFFSKPYRFLTNNANWVALETEFTSFVNPWSKKLEFVIGHNRVLKGPKNINIFDKSSEPEQQFSEEVLAKRKSIQDDILNLLSEAVTRSSDTVKQVVSKRCQALASFMESLLDDINRKDLDVQIESDVTFSERDSVMLGEISPHHENWQDSKSSSETPPSYTQLNYNENLQRFFDSHPITTTENNHIENIETNEVRSGDARTNVSPVHGYGENDSGGNLSSGSNVHMESITNTSNTGTGTSSGSYQPPTLTQELLCKHNEDMEKNMIKRHKVSRLSGRLAEKVKKAPDKTIQHGVKRSGSHSWEGEAHKSSKHDHFTETRREQNIDTATNMAGKFNAQQACSRSIDPWPPFSVTTIQGSSLNNQINNRGFMPTVYYIPAPQTTNNIEQTKSTGYQTLQYMTGVLYPSFNVSQPHLMYQPVIYQPMPFQPLPTPSNVGTQPNTSMNFTPAVNDKILMPMCQSLTTQTTGNGTQIQNSFQRPPSQATSVKAEPGSNMGSIASIVNCRALSESPKRIVDDEECSDENKANAQNRAGEETNGTSDNMDKSSYSSFYSSFLRTEGSSTEERQDAENNSIKQKKELTKQITRPPPSWLEGISITSELIYRYQIAEKTVKDVLTSDMAMLKGINQPSLVNEQLDQLYLDLELEGLSARLSFGESSSSGSSGEEENSLKMRAKRFKYGRIVMIYEENAPLPPT
- the LOC134835311 gene encoding period circadian protein isoform X1, with translation MEGTESTHNTKVSDSAYSNSCSNSQSQRSGSSKSRQSESSKSRQSGSSGSSGYGGKHSTEVNNETQHNVKRGKDKDRKKKKRSTGQCTSTLENDITTAVDVVAESGVLSTLEVQDENNTDTRDKKASETALENKQMTEALGGIPVLTSKVTDDQDNQDALNINVSLEAAENICSTQDQIKPDKIATEDGFCCVISMHDGVVLFTTSSLTESLGYPRDMLLGRSFIDFIHPKDRSTFASQITMGVAPISESKNGHKDTRSSLFVLLRKYRGLRTSGYGVTSKAVTYEPYRLTLTFREAPENQRLKNSDITSANTNILLVISATPVRSIYKVTDESICSNSKKFYIRHTASGVISYIDGQAVGLVGYLPQDLVGKNIMDYYHPEDLPLLKEVYETVMKKAHTGVSFFSKPYRFLTNNANWVALETEFTSFVNPWSKKLEFVIGHNRVLKGPKNINIFDKSSEPEQQFSEEVLAKRKSIQDDILNLLSEAVTRSSDTVKQVVSKRCQALASFMESLLDDINRKDLDVQIESDVTFSERDSVMLGEISPHHENWQDSKSSSETPPSYTQLNYNENLQRFFDSHPITTTENNHIENIETNEVRSGDARTNVSPVHGYGENDSGGNLSSGSNVHMESITNTSNTGTGTSSGSYQPPTLTQELLCKHNEDMEKNMIKRHKVSRLSGRLAEKVKKAPDKTIQHGVKRSGSHSWEGEAHKSSKHDHFTETRREQNIDTATNMAGKFNAQQACSRSIDPWPPFSVTTIQGSSLNNQINNRGFMPTVYYIPAPQTTNNIEQTKSTGYQTLQYMTGVLYPSFNVSQPHLMYQPVIYQPMPFQPLPTPSNVGTQPNTSMNFTPAVNDKILMPMCQSLTTQTTGNGTQIQNSFQRPPSQATSVKAEPGSNMGSIASIVNCRALSESPKRIVDDEECSDENKANAQNRAGEETNGTSDNMDKSSYSSFYSSFLRTEGSSTEERQDAENNSIKQKKELTKQITRPPPSWLEGISITSELIYRYQIAEKTVKDVLTSDMAMLKGINQPSLVNEQLDQLYLDLELEGLSARLSFGESSSSGSSGEEENSLKMRAKRFKYGRIVMIYEENAPLPPT